GGGTGCGGAGATCCTCGTTGAAGTCGCCGAGCTGGGGCGAGATGACGATCGCCTCGATGCCGGCCGCGTTCGCCCGTTCGACCAGGCTGTCGCGCGCACCGTCACCGGCCGGATCGTCGTCGCGCAGGACGTAGAGCCGCCGCAGCGTGTCCGGGAACAGGATGGCGGCGAGATGGGCTGCGGAGAGCGCCGCCAGCATCGGCATGTCGGGCAAGACCTGCCTGACCGACAGTACGGTCTCGATGCCTTCGCCGGCCGCCATGACTTCGCCGCCCGTGCCGAAGCGCACCGCGTTGCCGAGAAGATCGCCCATCGCCCGCCTCGGCGTGTCGAGTGGCGCCTTGTCGCGGCGTCGCGGGTCGAGCCAGGTCCGATGCGCTCCGGTGATCCTGTCGCGGAGGTCGGTGACGGCTGCGATCATCGCCGGCCAGGTCTCGGTCGGAGAATGCTCGTCGGGCCGATAATAGCAGCGCGGGTGGAAGCGCAGGTTTCCGGTTCCGCGTAAATCCGTAATGCCGCGTTCGCGTAAGTACGATTGTACGAGCGTGCCGGTGATCGGCTGCGACATGCCGATCAGGCGGCGGGCTGCCTCGGGCGATCCGTGCGGCGCTGGCGCCTGACGTGGGTTCGCCGGCATCGGCGTGGATGCGGGCATGCTGAGGAAGGTCCGTGCCTCGTCGGCGACGTCCTTGAAGTCGATGAGGCCGCAGCTCTCCCGGATCACGTCGAGAAGATCGCCATGCTCGCCGGTCGCGGCGTCGGTCCATTTGCCGGCCGGACCTTTCGGAGAGTCCTTGAGCCGCACATACATCGAGCGACCGGGCGTGTTGCGCACGTCGCCGACCAGCCAGTAGCGGCCCTCGCGCCGCCCGCTGGAGAGGTAATGGCGACACACCGCCTCGGCCTGCCGGCCGAGACGCTGCGCGAGATCGGAAGCATCGCGACGCGACATCACGCGGCCTCCCGTTCGGAGATGCGCGCCACCGGATAGGTGTCGAGTAGCTTGGTGAGGATGCTCACGCCGCTGGCGTCGGCCGGTACGAAGAAGCGGAGCTTCCACGAGATGATCTCGCTGAACAGGCCATAGGCCCGCAGCCGCTCGCGCATCGCCTCGGTGAAGCCGGTCAGCTCCAGGCGATAGGCGCTCATGACGCGGGCGCGGCGAAGCTGGAGGCCCTCGGCGAGATCGAGGACCGTACTGCCCTCCATCAGCGCGGCGAAGGCATGTTCCGGCGTCAGCGTGCTCGCCCCCTGCGAGGCGGCGTTGGCGGCCCAGGCCGGCGAGACCCGGCGGCCGATGATGCGCTCGCCCGCGTCGGTCTGGAGCCGATACACCCGCGTCGACTCGTCCGGCAGGCGCTTCCAGATCGGCAGCAGCAGGCCAGCGACGATGTGGATCGTGCTGTCGGAGAACTCCGGGATGTCGGCAAGCTCCGCTTGCCATGCCGCGGCGAAGCGAGCGCGATCAGCTTCCTCCCAATGGCTTTCGTCCATCATGCGCAGCGGCGCATAATGCTGCTCCATCGGCCGGATCAGGCAGACGCGGCGTTCGATCTCGCCATCGTCGAGCATCATCGACGGCGCCGGCATCTGCACGGCGGAGCGCCCCGAGCGACCGTTCACCAGCGGGCGCGCGCGAGGATCGGCGAGATGGCCCAGTGCATCGGCGAGTGAGATCGGGCGATTGCGCTCCCGGCGTGTGATGGTGAGCAGCCGCGTCTCGGCGCCGGTGCCGGGATGGACGTGGATGACCTGGCTGTCGGTGACCACGAAGCTCTCGGCCTGCAACGTCTCCAGCCCGACGTCATAGTGACCGCTGCGGATCGCGCCCTCGATCTTCGCCGTCAGAAGCTGCTCGAACGCGGTGAAGAGGATACCCTGCAACTCGATGGTCAGCGCCAGCAGCCGGTTGAGGAAGGTCGTGATCGGCGGCAACTCATCCTTGATGCCGTTGTCGTCCATCAGCTTCAGGCCGGTGGCGGACTCGAAGCGATCGAGCGAGCAGCCCTCGACCTTGCCGCGCACGAGCAGCAGGTAGAGCTGGCGCAGCGCGTCGCGCGCATAGTGGGATTCGAGATTGTCCTCGGACCGGAACAGACCCTGACCGCCGGTCTGGCGCTGGCCGCG
The DNA window shown above is from Caulobacter sp. FWC26 and carries:
- a CDS encoding toprim domain-containing protein, producing the protein MSRRDASDLAQRLGRQAEAVCRHYLSSGRREGRYWLVGDVRNTPGRSMYVRLKDSPKGPAGKWTDAATGEHGDLLDVIRESCGLIDFKDVADEARTFLSMPASTPMPANPRQAPAPHGSPEAARRLIGMSQPITGTLVQSYLRERGITDLRGTGNLRFHPRCYYRPDEHSPTETWPAMIAAVTDLRDRITGAHRTWLDPRRRDKAPLDTPRRAMGDLLGNAVRFGTGGEVMAAGEGIETVLSVRQVLPDMPMLAALSAAHLAAILFPDTLRRLYVLRDDDPAGDGARDSLVERANAAGIEAIVISPQLGDFNEDLRTLGIDALRSQTRMQIGPQDVVRFMALVA